The genomic window GCAGACTGACGAGAACGAGCAGCGCAAGCATCAAGCCGATGGCCCAGCTTCCGAATGCTACGAGGAGGACGCCAGCTACGAGTGGTGGTATAGCTCCACCGATAATGCCGCCCAGGTTGAAAGCAAGTCCCGCGCCTGTGTATCGATATCGTGTTGCGAACACTTCGGGAATGAACGACGCCATTGGTCCGTAAGAAACACCGAGGATCGCGAAGGTGCCGATGATGCCGACCCCGAACAGGACTGGTGAGCCGGTGTCGAGAAGGGGAAGCACTGCAAATGACCATGGGAGGCCTAGAGCGAATCCGGTCAAGATGAGCTTCCGGCGTCCGTATTTGTCGCACAGGTAGGCGGAGATTGCCGTCAGGAGCATGAGCGATACACCGCCGCAGATACCGATGATCAGTATCAAGGTGCGCGGATGGCCGAGTTGGGTGCTCGCGTACCCGGTGAGGTAGGTGCCGCCCATGAAACTGAAGGTGAACACGCCGGTCATACACCCAGCGCCGAGCGCTACCTGGCGAGCTTGGTGGCTGAAGAGGTCGGCAAAGGGCGCTCGGGAATCTGCTTTGGTCCGTTCCTGCTCCTCGCGGAATACTGGTGTTTCTTCTATGTTCAGTCTCACGTATAGAGCTACGACGATGAGAACTGCGCTGAAGAGGAACGGCACCCGCCAGCCCCACTCCAGAAATGCCGGACTTTTCTCTCCGATAGTCAGATTGGCTGACAGAAATACAAGGTTGCTCAAGACAAGTCCGGACCCGACACCCAACTGGGTGAACATGCCGTACCGGCCGCGTTTCGACGGTGGTGCGTATTCTGCGCTCAAGAGCGCTGCCCCCGCCCATTCGCCGCCTACTGCGAATCCCTGAAGCAAGCGGAGGGTCAGCAGGAGAATCGGCGCAGCGACACCTATCGTTGCTGCACTTGGCACAAGGCCGACCGCGACCGTTGACAATCCCATTATCAGCAGTGTCGCGATGAGCGTTTTCTTACGACCGAGTCGGTCGCCGAAATGTCCGAAAACCGCCGCCCCGACTGGCCGCGAGAAGAACGCGACTGCAAAAGTGGCAAATGATGCGATCGTCGCCATAGCTGGAGACAGTTCGGGAAAGAAAACATGCGGGAAAATCAAAGCCGCAGCCGTCCCGTAAATGTAGAAATCGTAATACTCGATTGCAGTCCCAACATAGCTGGCAAAAGCCACTCGTTTCATCGAAGGTGGCGTCGATGTCGGCGGCTGGGTCACAGCCTGCGTGTTCTCGATCATGCGGAGTTTTGGTCCTGACTCTCGTGGGAAACGGATACCGCTCGTGTGGGAATCACCGCATCCTGCGATCTGGGGTGTGTCGCAGGTAACAGTTCCTGTAGGAGGCTAACTCTGGCCTTTCCTACTGTCACGTCACCTTTCGAGCCGTCAGCGCTCGGAAATGTCGATCGGAGCGGGACACGACGTGCGCACGGCCCTGTGAGAAAGCCGAATAATGCCAGCTCAATGGCGCTGTGCGTTGGCTCTCGCTCGTGTGGAGTATGAGTTTCGACTGCAGGTTGCGACCGCTGTCGGCGTTGGTACTAGTACTACGAACGCTAGCCCACCGTCCGCCCACTCTGGTGGCCGCTCGGCATTCCGAA from Rhodococcus sp. P1Y includes these protein-coding regions:
- a CDS encoding MFS transporter, which gives rise to MKRVAFASYVGTAIEYYDFYIYGTAAALIFPHVFFPELSPAMATIASFATFAVAFFSRPVGAAVFGHFGDRLGRKKTLIATLLIMGLSTVAVGLVPSAATIGVAAPILLLTLRLLQGFAVGGEWAGAALLSAEYAPPSKRGRYGMFTQLGVGSGLVLSNLVFLSANLTIGEKSPAFLEWGWRVPFLFSAVLIVVALYVRLNIEETPVFREEQERTKADSRAPFADLFSHQARQVALGAGCMTGVFTFSFMGGTYLTGYASTQLGHPRTLILIIGICGGVSLMLLTAISAYLCDKYGRRKLILTGFALGLPWSFAVLPLLDTGSPVLFGVGIIGTFAILGVSYGPMASFIPEVFATRYRYTGAGLAFNLGGIIGGAIPPLVAGVLLVAFGSWAIGLMLALLVLVSLLSTYALPETKDTVLQ